The Lysinibacillus irui sequence TCGCTACTCCTTTAAATTTAAGAAAAAAAGGATATGCTTCTTTATTGGTCAAAGAAACGATAAATAAACTAGAGCAGGAAGAAAACTGTAACAACTTTTTCCTTTATAGTGATATTGGGATAGAATTTTACAAAGGATTAGGTTTTATTGTACTACCTAATGATAGTCAAAAATATAACGACAGTGTTTGTATGTATTACTCAAAAGAAAATAAGATCGGCTCCATATCACTTGATATCCCAGATTACTTTTAACGGACATCCAAAGTAACGGGGGCTTTAGTTAAATAACAATCTTCAACAATCGGACGCTTTTCTGAAATTAAGGAAAGCGTCCTTATTTATGGAAGTGTCCAGATTATGGAAGATTCCATATTCATATTTTTTTTTGTAAGAGGACAGAATGTAGAAAAAGAAAGATTAGAATGTTTAATATTTAACTACATGGTTGAATGTAAATTAAAAGGTTGTTATATTTAACCACATGGTTAACCATAATAAAGATATCTTAAATGTAAC is a genomic window containing:
- a CDS encoding GNAT family N-acetyltransferase, whose translation is MKKIREATKEDMIEVYKMGYDVWGDNLPYEKYITMCQASNKYKKGKWYVLEATDTKQLLSSLIVYELNLSEDQIVKGLGSIATPLNLRKKGYASLLVKETINKLEQEENCNNFFLYSDIGIEFYKGLGFIVLPNDSQKYNDSVCMYYSKENKIGSISLDIPDYF